Proteins from a genomic interval of Medicago truncatula cultivar Jemalong A17 chromosome 3, MtrunA17r5.0-ANR, whole genome shotgun sequence:
- the LOC11442519 gene encoding protein-disulfide reductase, which produces MRMEMKGGTTTTTQAVVNSNGNFVEEEEEEAVSSFKFSYLLASKDRDFLLSSTGTQVKISELEGKVVGLLFAANWYPPCRGFTQLLIGIYEQLKSNIPQFEIVYVSSDEDLDAFNGFYGNMPWLAIPFSDLETKKALNRKYDVEGIPCLVMLQPDHSKGEATLRDGVELIYRYGVQAYPFSKERLEQLHVAEREKLENQTLANLLANNHRDYVLSHTGTGLLTQVPVASLVGKTIGLYFSAGWCVPCTKFTPKLINVYQIIKQELAEKQDPHEDFEIVLVSNDRDQESFDSYYNIMPWLALPFGDPEIKNLARHFDVQGIPCLVIIGPDGKTITIHGRNLINLYQENAYPFTASKVEQLEKQLEEEAKDLPNLVHHEGHHHGLNLVSDGNGGGPFICCVCDEQGSNWAYQCLQCGYEVHPKCVTTVHGS; this is translated from the exons ATGAGGATGGAGATGAAGGGTGgaactactactactactcaAGCTGTGGTGAATAGTAATGGTAACTttgtggaagaagaagaagaagaagctgtCTCAAGCTTTAAATTTTCATACCTTCTTGCTTCCAAGGATCGTGATTTTCTCCTATCATCAACTGGAACTCAG GTTAAAATATCAGAACTTGAAGGAAAAGTAGTAGGTCTATTATTCGCTGCCAACTGGTACCCACCATGTCGTGGATTCACTCAATTGCTCATTGGAATCTACGAGCAACTCAAAAGCAATATCCCACAATTTGAGATAGTGTATGTATCCTCCGACGAAGACTTAGATGCCTTTAATGGTTTCTATGGAAACATGCCTTGGCTAGCAATTCCTTTTTCTGATTTGGAAACAAAGAAAGCATTGAACAGAAAGTATGACGTGGAAGGTATTCCATGTTTGGTTATGTTGCAACCTGATCATAGTAAAGGAGAAGCGACATTACGTGATGGTGTTGAACTTATTTATCGATATGGTGTTCAAGCTTATCCTTTTAGTAAAGAGAGGTTGGAGCAATTGCATGTGGCTGAAAGAGAAAAGCTTGAAAATCAAACACTTGCTAATTTATTGGCTAATAATCATAGGGATTATGTTTTGAGTCACACGGGTACTGGATTACTCACACAG GTACCAGTTGCTTCTTTAGTTGGTAAAACTATTGGACTATACTTCTCAGCTGGATGGTGTGTCCCATGCACCAAATTCACTCCCAAATTGATTAACGTTTATCAGATAATCAAGCAAGAGCTAGCTGAAAAACAAGACCCCCATGAAGATTTTGAAATTGTGCTTGTTTCCAACGACCGCGACCAAGAATCTTTCGACTCATACTATAATATCATGCCTTGGTTAGCACTACCTTTTGGTGACCCAGAGATAAAGAACCTTGCAAGACACTTTGATGTACAAGGGATACCTTGTTTGGTAATTATAGGTCCTGATGGTAAAACAATAACAATACATGGAAGAAACTTAATAAATTTGTACCAAGAAAATGCTTACCCTTTCACTGCTTCAAAAGTGGAGCAGCTAGAGAAACAACTTGAAGAAGAGGCTAAGGATCTTCCAAATTTGGTGCATCATGAAGGGCACCATCATGGACTTAATTTAGTGTCTGATGGAAATGGGGGAGGGCCCTTCATTTGTTGTGTCTGTGATGAACAAGGGTCTAATTGGGCCTATCAATGTCTTCAATGTGGCTATGAAGTGCATCCAAAGTGTGTCACAACTGTGCATGGATCGTGA
- the LOC11427408 gene encoding RNA pseudouridine synthase 2, chloroplastic, which translates to MLSLNTSCGFCGVSTSTKAFQFHFRTSSSPFFFSPLNNFKLRSSIAKSFSTFSNDSNSSTEEPKSNYAGVLLEEIVHDGGIKSGKLRLDSWISSRINGISRARVQSSIKAGLVHVNGRVVDKVSFNVRAGDEIKCTIAELQQLRAVPENIPLDIVYEDDHLLVINKPAHMVVHPAPGNTSGTLVNGILHHCNLPNVEFSKEEALSDTEDSDDELNGFSSQSSSSVGLDSRLSMASIRPGIVHRLDKGTSGLLVVAKNEHSHMKLSEQFKLRTIKRVYVSLTAGVPTPVSGRVEVPVGRDPNNRLRMIAVAGLVNSVKARHAASRYKVIEILAGGSCALVEWKLETGRTHQIRAHAKYLGVPLLGDEVYGGTKSMVLSLLRPRTTPSLHSEMFKTVSGLDRPCLHASTLGFQHPHTGEQVHFSCEPPVDFNDILSQLRRIGSESISHSKAKFLKGVL; encoded by the exons ATGTTATCGCTTAATACCTCATGTGGATTTTGCGGCGTTTCCACATCAACAAAAGCATTCCAATTTCACTTTCGAACTTCATCTTCACCATTTTTCTTCTCTCCCCTTAACAACTTTAAACTCCGCTCCTCCATTGCGAAATCCTTTTCTACTTTCTCCAATGATTCGAACTCCTCCACCGAAGAACCAAAGTCGAATTACGCCGGCGTGCTGTTGGAAGAAATCGTCCACGACGGTGGAATCAAATCTGGAAAATTGAGACTCGATAGTTGGATTTCTTCTCGCATTAATGGCATCAGTAGAGCTCGCGTCCAGTCAAGTATTAAAGCTGGACTCGTTCATGTCAATGGCCGTGTTGTTGATAAG GTTTCTTTCAATGTCAGAGCTGGGGATGAGATCAAGTGCACAATTGCGGAGTTGCAGCAGTTGAGAGCTGTGCCGGAAAACATACCTCTGGATATAGTTTATGAAGATGACCATTTGCTAGTCATAAATAAACCTGCTCACATG GTTGTGCATCCAGCACCTGGCAATACGTCTGGGACACTTGTAAATGGCATTCTGCACCATTGCAACCTGCCAAATGTTGAATTTTCTAAAGAGGAAGCTCTTTCAGATACAGAAGATTCTGATGATGAACTCAATGGTTTCTCATCCCAGTCAAGTTCTTCTGTAGGGTTAGATTCTAGATTGTCTATGGCATCAATTCGCCCAGGGATTGTACACAGATTAGACAAAGGCACGAGTGGGTTGCTAGTTGTTGCTAAG AATGAACATTCTCATATGAAATTGTCTGAACAATTCAAGCTACGCACTATCAAGAGGGTATATGTTAGTCTCACAGCTGGGGTACCTACTCCAGTTTCTGGGCGTGTTGAGGTTCCTGTTGGCCGTGATCCTAATAACCGGCTTCGTATGATCGCTGTTGCTGGACTAGTTAATTCTGTGAAGGCCCGTCATGCAGCTAGTAG GTACAAAGTAATTGAGATACTTGCTGGGGGTAGCTGTGCATTGGTTGAGTGGAAGTTGGAAACTGGACGCACTCATCAG ATCCGTGCACATGCCAAGTATTTGGGTGTACCTCTGCTAGGTGATGAGGTATATGGAGGGACGAAAAGCATGGTCTTGTCATTGCTACGGCCACGAACAACTCCAAGTTTGCATAGCGAAATGTTTAAAACAGTTTCTGGGCTAGATAGGCCTTGCCTTCATGCCTCGACTCTCGG GTTTCAGCATCCTCATACAGGGGAGCAGGTGCACTTTTCATGTGAGCCCCCTGTAGATTTTAATGACATTTTGAGCCAGCTTCGCAGAATTGGTAGTGAAAGTATTTCTCACTCAAAGgccaaatttttaaaagggGTATTGTAA